TGGCCCCCtatttcaaaacttaatgaaacccctgttaGGTCAAGTTAATCCAGGTGTATCATGAATTAGGaaagatgaaatattcaaattaggaatttgcttaagtaaaatgcttaaagccgcaatagctgtgaattttatgtatttttttcatgattatattttcaaatcaaaattggtTCGTCTAAATATGCTTTctgaaggacgtgtatagaaatatcactgctcgctgatttgaaCCATGACTTCACATTTTACAGGTTAAatacaggttaaataataaacgggtgccacaCTCATGAAATGGCGCACccatggaaaagtacaaaaatgcagtatttcctgcacatacacatcttGATCATACAAAAAACAAGCATAATGCCACTtatttgaatgcacaacacGTGATGggcaacattttgttgttgtaatctttattttccttGTCATATGActagtttttgaaaacaaagggaaatctaaaatgatgttaaaacacttgaatttacatgccactttcgacacatGACAGtcttatacactttttcagtctttaatgggttttattcaaagaaaactcttggaaaaaggatattttgagatcggtttattacatcTTCGCAGCTACTGTGGatataatgactttcaataatgttttatcatagtgtcttcaatgtacatagcaagtttcatcaagttttgtcgagtcaatcaagatacataaccctaattaggaaacttcattaaatatgcaaattaggaattagctacagtaaaaatcaaacatagggccaaagtccctgaagctactatagacatggatacaaaattaagtatttcctgactgtatgaaattatctcactaaggtcatcctagggacttgtaaaccaattattaaagctgtctgaccagcagttttgaaaaaagaagcaacccaacagtcgacagagctctgctgtgttatgtagagattaacgttttgtgacacatgtattgatgaagaaggtggatatctttgatagctcatttcaggatggcctgaccaaaaatggaaaaaaaattccttaaaaatacagatttgcatatttcatcacaattttaacaaatctaagttgggttatccctagggacctgtataccaaataacaaagctgtctgaccagtggttatgaagaagaagattttttaccaaaaacgcctttttggcgctacttttgaatattttcaacaatatcaaaaaattaataaaagtagtttctcaaaatcatatattttatctacacaacaaatatcaaatcagtaagtccTTAGGCAACTTCACTGGCTTCCGGTATCCTATCGCATTGTCTTCAAGCTTTTGCTCCTAACCTATAAAGCCCTAAATGGACTCTCCCCACTATACATCAGGAATTTAATCACACCTCATTCTTCATCACGCATTCTCCGTTCATCTGATCAATTTcttctgcacacacctagatGGAAGATGACTTCTTACGGTCGCCGCTCCTTTTCTTCAGCAGCTCGAGTTCTTTGGAATTCTCTACCCATTGACATTAAAACCTCCGCtaacattaacattttcaaaagacgcttaaaaaGTTACATGTTTCAGAGAGCCTTTTTATGAACTCTtagcgccactgagcattggTATTTACCTTTGGATATTTGGCGCTTTAtaaatttgttagatagatagagatagatagtaAGTACTGCTGTTCTCAAGATAATTGAGTGgatggacgcctcacaaacggacatacatacatacatacatacatacagactgacgacagacgccggacagatacccatcccaatagcttctatagactatagtctatagaagctaaaaatgactttcaataatattgtatcatagtatcctcCATGAACatagcaagtttggtcaaggcaatcctaattaggaaagttcatcaaatatgcatataCTCTAAGCAATTAATTTTTATGTCACATCCTTATGTTTTTCACGGCGGATAAATCCTtgtgtgatcaatatttgtagcaaatctcatccaattctgtgcaagccacacccatcaaaaactaatcagttcttgccattttcaaactgaatctatgtaccagatttgattctgatccaaTAAgctgttcttgagatatcgcagACAGACGTTGTTGCGACATTAGCCAatgtgaaatttgcaattttgtattttgtgagcaatttttgaccaaaaaatgtttctcaaaaagtactggtctgatagctttaaaatttggtatacaggttcctacagatgaactgaatgtgacatgttgaaattatgatgaaatctgtaagttggtatttttggggcaatttttgccatttttcgtctggccactgaaatgagctatcaaagattttcaccttcatcaacacatgtcaaAAATtgatgtgtcaaaaatagttattctcttaCACAGCAAAGCCATGtcagccgctaggtcgcttATTCTTAATCATGGTCCATATGCAGCCACCTATGACTGCACTGTGATGGCAAACAATGTACAAAGTAAGattttaaagttgaagaaaacTTTGCATCATGTTAACATTTGATTAATTGAATTTGGTTTTCGAACAAGCTTAAATCATTTTTAAGCAGAAACAATTCAATATTCATATCTGAATACTTTGGACAACCATACCAAAATAAGTTATGATCAACAGTCAAACAATTAGACAAGCATACCCCAATCATGTGATGATCAACAGATAAACATTTACATAACTTTACCCAAATCATGTGATTATCAACATTCAAATAATTAGACAACCATACAGCAATCACGTAATGATCAACAATCAAATGACTGATCACTAATCGATTAGCATGCAACAAAGTTAATCATAGCATTCAAAGAAACCACAAGATAAAAGTATTATTATATGCTTTATTTCGACAAACAATGAGTTATAAAAGTTGGAGATCAGCATTTAGGAATGTGCTGCATACTGAATATCTTGTAAACAACATATTGACTGCTATAGCTGTCGTCGATCTAGGATGGTGAAGGTCATGGCATCAGTTATTCCTTCATAGAAATATTTGCTTATCGATTGTTAATTGCTCAAAAATTAGCAATTTAGATCTgatgaaaattcaaacaaaaatctCCTCATAGAGTGTTGCCCTCTAAGGCAGTCAATCTAGAGGGTTCAGCATGGCCTGTAGAACAAGATTGCTGTTCAAACAGCCGATCACCAAACTCCATTTTCCCataaatattctcaaaaaataccaaaatctGTCATTTTTATAATAAAGTACGAGATAATTTCATTGTTTTCCATTTGTATTGCATAcgaaaactttcaaaacatctCCCACTTTGACCATGTCAGCAAGCAAACCTTATTAAATATTCAGCATAAAATTGGTAACCCGTTTCACCAAAGAGGCTGCGTAAATTACTGGAAATTTCTGCAGTTAGGCTAaatgatttcattattttaGTGCTTATATAATACTGAAATAAGTTAAAAGGGTATGGATGGATCTTTAGTGCTTACGCAACACTTTGCTCAGTCAGGCAACACAGCACTTACTTTAGGCAACTTATCACTGAGTTAAGGAATATGTTGCATAGTAAGATGACACAAAGAGGTAACTCTTGTCAATGTACCGAGTATATCCACATGGTGCTGTACGGGTTAAAGCTGATGCATGGCGTTTGTAATTAGGGGAGGGAGTAAGAGCTCATTTGATTATGCAAATGTCAAAACCAGACAAGGAGCAATATTGTTAGAAATGCAGTAGAACTGAAAGACCAGTGAGTCACTAAAATTGAGttgtaccatagacagtagaggcaGGAAGACCAATCAACTGTCTATGGTTGTACAATAAAagaatttcaaaagaaacactTTGTGATTTTACCATTGGATTAAAATTGATGCAATACATATTTTAGCTATAAGGAGTGCAGTGGCATGTGGAATTAATTGGAACATGTATAATGACATGGACAAACTACCCTGTTCAGAACTCTAGTTACAAGTGCAAATCAAATGATCTGCATGAAACATCCACTGGCAGGTGACCACAAGCAATTTATTGACGCATATTGGTACAATCAATTTGCTCCATGATCTATGATACAAGCACAGTCAAGGGAGAATGAAGGCAGCAATTTTGAGGAATGTCCAGGATGTTTGGACAATGTTACACAAACATGGCCCCTCAACATCACAAAAGTATCTTGATGACATCATGAAGATATAAATGTGAAGAGAGAACACACTTTTACCGTTGTAACATGTCAAGCATCATTCTATGTGAAAAATATATTCTACCACGTTGCTAAGCAAATTCACTGTGAGCTGAACTCTTATTAATGAACATTCTGGGTGATGTCAACAGTATCTCGGATAATTCAGAACATATTGGTATAGGCATAATGCTGACATCATTGATTTTTCCATTTCACACAGTAACTTTTGCtttgagggggagggagggtgTCTCAACTGAATCGAAGGAAATACATTTGTCATGCTTCAGCTTTAATTATTGATGGTCCCTCGTAGCCAGGTCAACAGATCAACAGTTTACGTATGTACAAAACCTATTGACATAAATATACAACATTTCGTGGtttttctgatcaaatttgaaaaagtacAGCAGCATAATGAAAAGGTCTTCCCTTTTTGTACAAGATCACAATAATTATAAAACTGTAGAACTTGAACCTGATACTTTCTGACATTTATCTTGATTTAGTTGTAAAGTGTGTTGTCTATTCTGGAGGACATTACATCCTGTGATATATGTCCAATCTTCATAAAACTGTGTACGGAATGCTCTGGTAGCTTGTTATTCACATCCTCTATGCCAGTGAACAGGACGAATCTTTAGGTTGGTGTTGCtgtagaaataacaaaaaaaacccacatgTAACAGCTTTTTACTAATGTTATCAACTCTATTTGCCAACCAGATGTgtactgaatgtgctcacgtgttttacaacaggttcattaataagTAGTACGCttaacagaacaatcagatatctgttatatcattatatgaagcaggtttcatcatcaatttttgccaagtactctcagagttaaatcacttattacaaaactttatttaatatgtaaatgagctgttcattaacttcACACTGCACACATGCATGGGACAATTAGTAATCTAGCAGATCAACGTACGtagcacatttcatcaaatttaatgctgtatttTAGAGTAAtaccactaattacaaagttcattaaatatacaaatgagcccCTTGATGAAGTTGACACTACTCAGTGCTTCTcgcgacaattagatatttatcggatcaatatctgtagctgattttatcaaatttggtgccataatttcagagttatatcactaattacaagttCATATGCAAAAGAACCCTCCactaacttcacactactaaatgctttacaacatggtcagatatctgtcggatcagtatccaAAAATGCACACACAGTGAAATGTTgataatggttctactccggaataaacaggatgcgatgcgttctacagactcagtacgcccaaataatcacgtgatgccggtacaaacaagctcacatgtgtactaacgcgtatggaaatacacgtacgtctaagCGCGTTtacgcacatggctttgtttgtaccgtggtcgattcgaattccagGTTTGGCCTATTGACCAATTGCTTCCAGTGTTACCTGCCGATGTCTTTGTCTTTGCCTTTGCCTCTCTTCTTCTTCACTAGCTGCAAGTGCTTGTGCTAAGGctaaatcttcttcttcttgcaaAGAAGAGCTGcaataatttacaattttggtACATTATACCCAAGATCAAAAAAGTCGGTATTATTTTCACTCTTCACAGCAAGGAATCCgaactttgtaaatatttttctcaaGTTTGTATACATATCTATGTTTGACAAGATTTTTGTAATGTGATTTCAGATTTTAGGGTTGATATCTGAATTTTCGAAGATTGTTGCAAATAGATATACTGTTTATGAGTACACTTACCTATCTGCTCTTGTTGAATTTCTTACAtggttatttttttcagaatcagCCAAAGACATTTGTAGGGCCCTTGACATAGCTTCATCTTCTGACTGTTTCCATAGCAGAACATCACAGAATGCAAATattagaaaaacagaaaaacacatCTTGGAAAAGCTTTCTGGAGTGTGTGAACTTATTGTAAGATTGTAAATTTAAACATTGCCTTCTAAGTACTCTATGTATGCATTGTAGTGAGTTGAAGACAGAGATGGATTTTCACATGTTTGTTATATCATCAACCAACTAGATTCAAATCTGGTGTATCAGAATAGAGATCCTTTAAACCATGGACCAACAACTGAATGTGAACAAAAGTCCATCTACATTCTTACATGTCTCAACACAACAGACACAAAGGTTTAGTCTACAGGTTTTGTAATAGATGGACATACATATTCacacacataccggtactgatgtacacacacacatacatgtacatgcatacaGGGTGTTAATGATGTGTTGAGGATGTTACCATAAGCTCAAACTGGTAACAAATACAGCAAAAAAATCTAATAAGAaattcaaattgctaagcaacggtTGCTGAGGgcaatttccaaaatcaatcaaatgcaaagttttcatggttttctttgcataataaagatttacagacCCATACAATTCTAAAAGATGCTGGTTTGTCGCACGATTGGTCAGTGACGttacacatatacaaattttcacagctctactttaaaacgtttcagctcctacaaatttgcacaaaattttccaaaatttcagaatgtaacactTGAGATACCTGTTTAGAGCCCCTGGTATGGATTAGGTTATCTGTTCAGCTACAAACGATTTTTaaacaggaaaatatctactgtgtcattttgtgaaattttgaagggtttaCGGCGTTATCTCATAAACAGTCCGCAATTTTTAGATATGCATGCTTATCTATATTATCATctatgacttcaataatcctaCCAAAAATCGGCTTAATTGGTttacaattgagagagttgaaagattttgtgcattttcaaaataccaggagtcaaaaaaaaaaaatccatagaaaacaactGAATGGTAAGATTTTGCACATGCAAAAGTGCACGTTTGGAATGTTGCCAGCGATAGCAACCAACGCACGCTTTGAATCCTTTGGTAtcgccttaaccctttcaccctcAGTTctctgtatacaggtccaactttaccatagaaaacaatggatttgggacacaccatggtggtgaaagggttaaagttccTTGTATCACAAGTATAAACTAACATGCCAATGATGGCATGTTATACTATCCTAGCATCAAATTCTAGCAAAATGGGTCACAGTGGAGCACAGTGATATGATGCATAGACAAGTCTTTGTGACACTCAATCTATAAGTGTCCACTTTGCAGGAACAGATGAGCCAATAATGTTGCTGGCTAGACTATTAGAATAGGTTTgatcaaaatgatgaaaatattcacaattttgcTAAGTTTATATTATCATTTAGATTAATTTATAAGAGTACATCCCTTTCAGAAATTTGTACTGATTTTTTTATCAGACAATGCAAGAAGTTGATTCAATACATAAAgcattgatttttcaaatgagaGTGCATTAACAGTTATTCCCTCTTGTTATTCCTTGGAATTATGCCGTTACAAAACAGTTTTGTTCCCAACATGATTAACTGCTGTACCTTTAACTACAGTTTTAAGGGCTCTTGCCTTTACCTATACAGATTTTCAAGTACTGGGTAAAGGCAAGTGCTCACATAAACCACAGCTACAAGTAGTTACCAGCAATTGCCATACACTGCAAGATGACCAAAGATTTTTGCACTAAGATACTGATAGAGAACTTGCTGATACAGTATGCTGCTCTTTGTTGTAAGTAAAACcaataaataaacatgattACTTACCATCCCTGCTTGTAATGAATAGACAGTATTGACTTGATGTGTACGTCTCTGTTCTCTCTCTCGTCTTTCCCTGAAAGCCATTACATGCAGAGTGATTATAAAACTTCATCTCATTGAAATTTAAAGTAGCAATATTGGTCAGAATTGACCTTTATGTTTCAGCAATTTAACGGTACAGAAAAATCCGTACCcatttcatttgcaaatttgacAAAAGACTGGCCCCATTAAGTCGCCTGACTTTTCAATATCATTGGTCTGTAAACTGTGACCATGTACAGAACTTTCTGTTTTGACTAACAGATTGGTATGTGTTTATCCTATACTATGGTATACCTGTGCAATGCAACTTTTGACTTACTGGTAGGATTTTTGGATGATTGctattaattaataataataataataataataataataataataataataataataatttatttctcatATTCTTGAAAAAGACAATAATTTGTACACATTGAAGCGTTACAATGAGAAAAGGACTGAAAAATAGTTGCTCTAGGCACTAATCGAGTTCAGCCCCAAACTCAAGAAAGATTGATGTACAgttttttaaatatggcgactGTTCCGATATATCACAGTGACATTACAGAAAGTTAATGTACTAGGCATGAAGCCttggaaaaaatacattaattaACAAGTGCTATGTGCAGAATCTTAGAGTCAAACATTCAGTTGATATATGCATACCTGTTCTCAAGATTTTGAGGATACCAGATATTTTATcattcagacagacagagacagatgtacatatatacatacataatgaaCGTACACACACTTAAggaagtatgcacctcgaaagagaaagacttcaatttttgctctaactttcctcagggaatttcaatcattctctttcaaaatcaagaataaaaatagggggtcaccgtgcaaattttggtactagagaaacaaattacccacaatttaccgatattaaaaattcaaaatggccgccatccctgtgtgaactctatggagaaaaataaaaattttcgaatttcaaaaaactaagctggtgaagttttctttcaccaagagctttaaaatgaaccccaccacatgtagtatatcagaagagaattgtaaaagtttgagagtccgaatgtctgtccctgaggtgcattctaccttaacgtcTATCTTTCTGTACGCACAGAAAGACATGACAGACATGGATCCCATGAGCTCCCGTTGGTATTTCTATGTATATCACATGGAAGCTAATAATATTCTTATTCACCTACCAGGAAAGTCCAGATGTAATGTGCATTACTTACCTGTCTAAGTCAGCAGGTTTGATCGAAGGAGACTGCTTTCCTGTATGCATTGCTAAACCAGCTTTTCTGAGTTGTCCACTGCTGTTTCCCATTTGAGCACGCTTAATTGCAGCAGCTCTATAATTTAAATCATATTAATTTTTATTAGATTGTGTAATCCAAAAAATACCATCCCTTAAGGCAGTGTGCTTCTAGTTGAACAATATGTGAAAATGCAATAAATATTGAAGTCCTTATCTCACACATTTTGCTATATCTAAACTGGAGAGCATATTGTgtagcaatattcattatttcCAAAAAGACATTTGTATTTTGATCCTATAAAGTGGTGCAAAATGAAACTCAGCcagaaaataacttttttttctTGCCATGTATTCCTGACATGGCATGATGCCCCATGTGGTTCAACTCAAGAAGCACGAGCCAACACACTCACAGCCAAAGTAAAAAATCTTAAGTTTGATATCACTTCAGTGAAAATATTGCATAGCTTACGATTGTAACAACACAAACATCTAAGGATTTAGTGTCTAATGTGATTTTCTAATAGATATATGGATTTTAGTAAAAGTGGCAACACTTTACATGTTTCACATTGAAAAGATTGGCAACATGCCACCGAGTCCACAGTGATTTATTTTGTCATGCCGGCAGTACTGGAAGGTTTTAAAGGATATCAACAATGGAAAAAGGGCTTTGAAAAAACAACTGGACATGAAGAAAGGTGTTGTTCCTTCTATTTTAGGTGTAGTCCAGCCATTGTTTCTGGGAACATAACAGTCTGTCATACTATCAAGCTTTGTcctccatggggactaaaagtCACATGGAGCTTGTCCATACAGTATTATCCAGCATGTACACCAAACCATGTGCCTTGCATGGGTTGTAGAaaactgccaatttttttatgcAATCGTCCACTGAGATGGATATGTGACCCAATACACCTTTATGTTGCTATGTGGCTTACCGCTGTACACCATGGACTATATTTACCTGGGCTTTGACAAACTTTTTCATGGAGCAAAGTTACGTGAGGTGCTCATGGAACAAGTGGGAGTGCACCCTGCTATAGCTGTGGAAATTCACTGTACTATAATGGTATACCATTACCAACCTTTTTGTAACATATCATGAATGAATTCTCTTGACTATATTTTTTGTGAGACTTTTTTCACTTGGCATTTTTAAAATGAGCACTTTTCGCTGAAACAGGACAAATTGGCTGTGACCAGCAACCAATGACATGATGACGATTCATTTTTCTGCTACAACAGGCAATGCATGTCAGGTCTGCTAGCAATATTTATAGTCAGTCATTCTCGTGAAAGTGCCCATAATCATATGCATGTGACATCAAAACTTGCACTGGACTAGGACCGGTCAGTGTTGTAGCCAGGATGCACCCTTGCAAAAATGTCCACAAAACAGAACTAGTTGTCCCgcaatgtattcattgctttgactGAGTTTATGCGTGATGTAGGATTGCAAGGGTGTATGTGTGAAAGGGTTGTGGTTATTGAACccctcttaaggtagtatgcaccccgaaagtgaaagacttaaacttaaaattgctctaactttcctcaaggaatctttcaatcattctctttcaaaatcaagaataaaaaatggggggtcaccgtgcaaattttggtactagagaaaccaattacctaagatttaccgatgttacaaattcaaaatggccaccatccctgtgttaactctatggagaaaaataaaaaattttgaatttcgaaaaactaagctagtgaaaagttttctttcaccaagagtaAGTGGTATATcaaaagagaattgtaaaagtttgagagtccgattgtctgtcctcgaggtgcgttctaccttaagagtgGAGATTCAACCACGCTGTTTTGACTGCTAGGTGACTAAGGTGCTGTACAATGTGTTTGAAACTGACTGAGATTATCCTGAATTACATATGGCAACCAGAAGCTAGGGAGTACAGACTAAGTATTGCTCCACCAGAACCTGTTAGCCTTGTAATAATTTGAATGAATGTCTTTATATGATTGAGAAATAGCCCCATTCAGAGACATGAACATGATTATGCAAAGAAAGCCAAATGCACAACTTGCCTCAGTACTATCAgcatatatacataaatgatCAATATCTTACCCTGCACTGGATACCAGCCTACCACTGTAAgaaacaaagacaaagaaacgGTTACTGTACATTAAAACTTTATAATAACATTTTCTGTCCCATTGAAAGTTCATGTGAGAAAATACAGTGCACAGACTAAATATTATGTCTGAATTAGAGATATTATTGCATAAACATTGTCTTTATACAATTGTTGACAATTTAAGGTGAACTTTACACAAAATTACCAAGGAGAAGGACCTTTGATTCCTAACTAAAGATgcttttgcaaaaattgataataatattCTTTATATTAAAATATTGCTTATTTCAGAATGATCTGAatatatatgaatgaaaacatcTGGCAACCAAATTTCCAGTAAATTTAGCAAGTTTTTAACAATATctgtgaaaatgatttttgacaaagTAAAATTATATGGTTCATTAGAAAATATGACCAGTAGTTCCTGAGTTCCAGGggtttacaattttcaaatctttatacctcatttgcattttttgggaCATTCAATATTAAAAAACTCATAATCTCAAACAAAAATGTGTCTAATCACTAAGCtctaccagatatgaactgaaaatgctccaaTGTTTCAGTATCTGTTGCACTTGTCTTTAAATTGATACTTTCATCTGACATTATTGCCATGAAGTTGTAACTTCATTAAAACTTGTTATAATCAACATCActagcaatattcattatttatcaTACACCCATGCCCATATCGCCTCATCCTAGTGACATTTACCATAAAATATcggccgtgatatttcacggtaaacgtcgagatatgcacgataaacgtcatcgtTTTTGAAGTATTCCCAAACtaca
This DNA window, taken from Ptychodera flava strain L36383 chromosome 4, AS_Pfla_20210202, whole genome shotgun sequence, encodes the following:
- the LOC139130651 gene encoding AN1-type zinc finger protein 2B-like, which gives rise to MEFPDLGKHCCEPTCKQLDFLPMKCDSCQQIFCKDHITYKSHNCESSYRKDVQVPVCPLCNQPVPVTRGEPPDIKVSDHIDRDCQSDPAKKKRKAYANKCSVKGCKQRELIPVVCDSCRLNFCLKHRHQQDHKCEGFQGSGRLVSSAGAAAIKRAQMGNSSGQLRKAGLAMHTGKQSPSIKPADLDRERREREQRRTHQVNTVYSLQAGMSEDEAMSRALQMSLADSEKNNHVRNSTRADSSSLQEEEDLALAQALAASEEEERQRQRQRHRQQHQPKDSSCSLA